In Hamadaea flava, a genomic segment contains:
- a CDS encoding glycoside hydrolase family 10 protein yields the protein MRARWVFAATALALVGSLGLWAAADVSRPGRAIGEQAAEAVVNRNACGQTAPRELRGMWLTTVRNIDWPSRPGLPEATVKAEYQQWLDLAVKMNHNAIFVHVRPSGDAFWPSGFAPFSYWLTGRKDNTNPGWDPLAYAVDEAHKRGLEFHAWYNPYKASQDPVVPAGYPHPEWTVTYPLKAGEEKHAYFDPGIPEARKWVEDSILESVEKYDLDGVHFDDFFYPYPKTGQEFPDQASYARYGGGKNKNDWRRDNVNLLVKETYERIKQVKPWVRFGISPFGIWRNDDSDRRGSATRGLESYSAIYADTRTWIKEGWLDYIVPQLYWYIGFKIADYAILLRWWTEVVKGTDVHLYIGQADYRINNAGVWKDPAELDRQIALNQKSGVLGSIHFSAKSVRTNKLGAVTRYRDAHNATPALIPVSARLKADPPLAPTLVVRRTAEKTMVTWRPTESGPKAYRYAVYRDGVLVATVPSGTHSWQDAAAAKTGGTSYCVTALDRSWNESRA from the coding sequence ATGCGCGCGAGGTGGGTGTTCGCGGCGACAGCCTTGGCCCTGGTGGGGAGCTTGGGGCTGTGGGCGGCGGCCGATGTGAGCCGGCCCGGCCGGGCGATCGGCGAGCAGGCCGCCGAGGCGGTCGTCAATCGCAATGCCTGCGGCCAGACCGCGCCCCGGGAGCTGCGGGGCATGTGGCTGACCACCGTACGCAACATCGACTGGCCGAGCCGCCCGGGTCTGCCGGAGGCGACCGTCAAGGCCGAGTATCAGCAGTGGCTCGATCTCGCCGTGAAGATGAACCACAACGCGATCTTCGTCCACGTACGCCCCAGCGGTGACGCCTTCTGGCCGAGCGGATTCGCCCCGTTCTCCTACTGGCTCACCGGCCGGAAGGACAACACGAATCCGGGCTGGGACCCGCTGGCGTACGCGGTGGACGAGGCGCACAAGCGGGGCCTGGAGTTCCACGCCTGGTACAACCCGTACAAGGCGAGCCAGGATCCCGTCGTCCCGGCGGGCTACCCGCATCCTGAGTGGACGGTCACCTACCCGTTGAAGGCCGGCGAGGAGAAGCACGCGTATTTCGATCCGGGGATTCCGGAGGCGCGTAAGTGGGTCGAGGACTCGATCCTGGAGTCGGTCGAGAAGTACGACCTGGACGGCGTGCACTTCGACGACTTCTTCTACCCGTACCCGAAGACCGGGCAGGAGTTCCCGGACCAGGCCAGCTACGCCAGGTACGGCGGCGGCAAGAACAAGAACGACTGGCGGCGCGACAACGTCAACCTGCTCGTCAAGGAGACGTACGAGCGGATCAAGCAGGTCAAGCCGTGGGTGCGCTTCGGGATCAGCCCGTTCGGCATCTGGCGCAACGACGACAGCGACCGCCGCGGCTCGGCCACCCGGGGGCTGGAGAGTTACTCCGCGATCTACGCCGACACGCGTACCTGGATCAAGGAGGGCTGGCTCGACTACATCGTGCCGCAGCTCTACTGGTACATCGGTTTCAAGATCGCCGACTACGCGATACTGCTGCGCTGGTGGACCGAGGTGGTCAAGGGCACTGACGTGCATCTCTACATCGGACAGGCGGACTACCGCATCAACAACGCGGGCGTGTGGAAGGATCCAGCGGAACTGGATCGGCAGATCGCGCTCAACCAGAAGTCGGGTGTGCTCGGCAGCATCCATTTCAGCGCCAAAAGCGTCCGCACGAACAAGCTGGGAGCGGTGACGCGCTACCGCGACGCGCACAACGCGACGCCCGCGCTCATCCCGGTCTCGGCGCGGCTGAAGGCCGATCCGCCGCTCGCTCCCACCCTGGTGGTACGCCGAACGGCGGAGAAGACCATGGTCACGTGGCGTCCCACCGAATCCGGCCCGAAGGCGTACCGGTACGCGGTGTATCGCGACGGGGTCCTCGTGGCGACCGTGCCGAGCGGCACGCACTCGTGGCAGGACGCCGCGGCGGCCAAAACGGGTGGCACGAGCTACTGCGTGACGGCCCTCGACCGGTCCTGGAACGAAAGCCGAGCCTGA
- a CDS encoding GNAT family N-acetyltransferase, whose protein sequence is MDVVARARQLWEVLADRPGSFPGSGTAIVVAPTSKLCPPGWCGTVTIGGATLVTCPDEASAQAMRTTGEWDDLAARTLGPAHLAYLDPARFRPAGSADAVAKDELRGLLGVVDQADVDECGLEEIDSLAYTLEAKGEIVAAAGYKRWPDDIAHLCVLTHPEHRGRGFARRVASAAVEAALSEGLFGQWRARPVASRKVAAALGFQDIGTQFSLRLKER, encoded by the coding sequence ATGGACGTGGTGGCGCGGGCGCGACAGCTCTGGGAAGTCTTGGCGGATCGGCCGGGGAGCTTCCCGGGGTCGGGAACGGCGATCGTCGTCGCGCCGACGTCCAAGCTTTGCCCGCCTGGTTGGTGCGGCACGGTGACGATCGGCGGCGCGACGCTCGTGACCTGCCCGGATGAGGCTTCGGCCCAGGCGATGCGTACCACCGGCGAGTGGGACGACCTGGCGGCGCGGACCCTCGGCCCGGCGCATTTGGCGTACCTCGATCCGGCACGGTTCCGCCCGGCCGGCTCGGCTGACGCGGTGGCGAAGGACGAACTGCGCGGCCTGCTCGGCGTGGTGGACCAGGCGGATGTCGACGAGTGTGGCCTCGAAGAGATCGACAGTCTCGCGTACACGCTGGAAGCGAAGGGTGAGATCGTCGCGGCCGCCGGCTATAAGCGCTGGCCGGACGACATCGCGCACCTTTGCGTTCTCACCCACCCCGAGCACCGCGGGCGCGGTTTTGCGCGCCGCGTCGCCTCGGCCGCCGTCGAGGCCGCGCTGTCCGAGGGCTTGTTCGGTCAGTGGCGGGCCCGGCCCGTGGCCAGCCGCAAGGTCGCGGCGGCTCTGGGATTTCAGGATATTGGTACGCAGTTCAGCCTGCGTTTGAAGGAGCGATGA
- a CDS encoding S66 family peptidase: MIRYPAPLRPGDRIGVTSPSSGVQERFRPRLDFVLADLARRGYAVTVGECMDGSGIVSAPAAQRAAELTAMLTDPGIGAVVPPWGGELATDLLPRLDFAAIAESDPGWLVGYSDISTLLLAITTRTGVATLHGQNLMHTPTQRPDGITHWLDALAAGPGAVLEQRASTHHKAPGFYNIIEQPDLVEANLDQPGSWRLLDPGAGPVRVAGRLIGGCVETVVCLAGTPYGDVRAFAENHAPEGLIVYVEVCEHAAADVARELYGLRLAGWFDRANAILVGRTDAPAAGSFTQDDAVRFAFGDLDIPVILDVDCGHVAPELALVNGALAEVVVDGADQRIVQTLK, encoded by the coding sequence ATGATCAGGTATCCCGCGCCGCTGCGCCCCGGTGACCGGATCGGAGTCACCTCGCCGTCGAGTGGGGTGCAGGAGCGGTTCCGCCCGCGGCTGGATTTCGTGCTCGCGGATCTGGCGCGGCGCGGCTACGCGGTGACCGTCGGCGAGTGCATGGACGGTTCCGGGATCGTGTCCGCGCCGGCGGCGCAGCGGGCGGCGGAGTTGACGGCGATGCTGACCGACCCGGGCATCGGGGCGGTCGTGCCGCCGTGGGGTGGTGAGCTGGCGACCGATCTGCTGCCGCGGCTCGACTTCGCCGCGATCGCCGAGTCGGACCCGGGCTGGCTGGTCGGCTACTCCGACATCTCGACGCTGCTGCTGGCGATCACGACGCGGACGGGTGTGGCGACGCTGCACGGGCAGAACCTGATGCACACGCCGACGCAGCGGCCGGACGGGATCACGCACTGGCTCGACGCGCTGGCCGCCGGGCCGGGTGCGGTGCTGGAGCAGCGCGCGTCGACACATCACAAGGCGCCCGGCTTCTACAACATCATCGAACAGCCCGACCTGGTCGAGGCGAACCTGGATCAGCCGGGCTCGTGGCGGCTGCTCGATCCGGGAGCCGGACCCGTCCGGGTGGCCGGGCGGCTGATCGGCGGCTGCGTCGAGACCGTCGTCTGCCTCGCCGGTACGCCGTACGGGGATGTGCGGGCGTTCGCCGAGAACCATGCGCCGGAGGGGCTGATCGTCTACGTCGAGGTGTGCGAGCACGCCGCCGCCGATGTCGCCCGGGAGCTGTACGGATTGCGGCTGGCGGGCTGGTTCGACCGGGCGAACGCCATCCTCGTCGGGCGTACGGACGCCCCGGCGGCGGGCTCGTTCACCCAGGACGACGCCGTACGCTTCGCGTTCGGCGATCTGGACATTCCGGTCATCCTCGATGTGGACTGCGGACATGTCGCGCCGGAACTCGCCCTGGTGAACGGTGCTCTCGCCGAGGTCGTCGTCGACGGCGCTGACCAGCGGATCGTTCAGACCTTGAAGTGA
- the secA2 gene encoding accessory Sec system translocase SecA2, with the protein MGLATKFRQKLRTFMQRPGSTVSLAPFEALLPRIEELEEELKALSDDELKARALELGDRLTGAGETEDSEPEESPEYVDSLQRAQPVMIHDDDLVEICALGREAGRRALDERAFDTQLLGAMSMLAGTIVEMATGEGKTLAAAIAAFGYATRGARVQIMTVNDYLAHRDAEWMRPVYDLLGMTVGSVGEGSTHEERVAAYACDVTYASVSEAGFDFLRDQLVTSKDDEVMPGLATLILDEADFILIDEARVPLVLAGSVEELVSPAQKAAEIVAKMEKARDFIRVEGGRNVQLTEAGARLVEREWDGIDLYAQDNLDKLTAINLALHARVLVHRDVDYIVRDGQVQLVDSVRGRVAQRRRWPDGLQAAVEAKEGVHSTAEGEILATITVQGFVGLYPTVCGMTGTAVNVGDELREFYRLEVAVIPPNTPSIRNDDEDRVYATAEEKEDAIIAEVAEAHEQGRPVLIGTLDVAESERLARSLREAEIECVVLNAKNDAEEAAIIAEAGALGRVTVSTQMAGRGTDIRLGGRDERDRDEVVETGGLYVIGAGRHDSRRVDDQLRGRAGRQGDPGGSVFFVSPEDSLIVRNGEPFTANVAADGRMTGAEVDYSVSHAQKVSEGVHFEIHRNTWKYGVLVERQRQLLAAKRRELLNTDLAARWVLEADKERYDEIADAIGDEETEEAARSIALAHLDRAWADHLAMLSDVREGVHLRALGRQDPLDEYHRVAIPAFKELTEGIQTSTVETFAEAELTDPDWDTSAAGLPRPTATWTYMVHENPFGSEIERFVSAMARALLGKRS; encoded by the coding sequence ATGGGTCTCGCCACGAAGTTCCGCCAGAAGCTGCGTACGTTCATGCAGCGCCCCGGATCCACCGTCAGCCTCGCCCCGTTCGAGGCCCTGCTGCCTCGGATCGAGGAGCTGGAGGAGGAGCTGAAGGCGCTGTCCGACGACGAGCTGAAGGCTCGGGCGCTGGAGCTGGGCGACCGGCTGACCGGCGCTGGGGAGACGGAGGACAGCGAGCCCGAGGAGTCCCCGGAGTACGTGGACTCGCTCCAGCGGGCCCAGCCGGTGATGATCCACGACGACGACCTCGTCGAGATCTGCGCGCTCGGCCGGGAGGCCGGTCGGCGGGCGCTCGACGAGCGCGCCTTCGACACGCAGCTGCTGGGCGCGATGTCGATGCTGGCGGGCACGATCGTCGAGATGGCCACCGGTGAGGGCAAGACCCTGGCCGCCGCGATCGCCGCGTTCGGGTACGCCACCCGCGGCGCGCGCGTGCAGATCATGACGGTCAACGACTACCTGGCCCACCGGGACGCCGAGTGGATGCGCCCGGTCTACGACCTGCTCGGCATGACCGTCGGCTCGGTCGGCGAGGGCTCGACGCACGAGGAGCGCGTGGCGGCGTACGCGTGCGACGTGACCTATGCGTCGGTCAGCGAGGCCGGTTTCGACTTCCTCCGTGACCAGCTCGTCACCTCCAAGGACGACGAGGTGATGCCAGGTCTGGCGACGCTGATCCTCGACGAGGCCGACTTCATCCTCATCGACGAGGCCCGGGTGCCGCTGGTGCTGGCGGGCAGCGTCGAGGAACTGGTCTCGCCGGCGCAGAAGGCCGCCGAGATCGTGGCGAAGATGGAGAAGGCCCGCGACTTCATCCGGGTCGAGGGCGGCCGCAACGTCCAGCTCACCGAGGCCGGCGCGCGCCTGGTCGAGCGCGAATGGGACGGCATCGACCTGTACGCCCAGGACAACCTCGACAAGCTGACCGCGATCAACCTGGCGCTGCACGCACGCGTACTCGTGCACCGGGACGTGGACTACATCGTGCGGGACGGGCAGGTCCAGCTCGTCGACAGCGTACGCGGCCGGGTCGCCCAGCGTCGCCGCTGGCCGGACGGGCTGCAGGCGGCGGTCGAGGCGAAGGAGGGCGTGCACTCGACGGCCGAGGGCGAGATCCTCGCGACCATCACCGTGCAGGGGTTCGTCGGGCTGTACCCGACGGTCTGCGGCATGACCGGAACGGCCGTCAACGTCGGCGACGAGCTGCGGGAGTTCTACCGCCTCGAAGTCGCGGTGATCCCGCCGAACACCCCGTCGATCCGTAACGACGACGAGGACCGCGTCTACGCCACCGCGGAGGAGAAGGAAGACGCGATCATCGCCGAGGTCGCCGAGGCGCACGAGCAGGGCCGCCCGGTCCTGATCGGCACCCTCGACGTGGCCGAGTCCGAGCGGCTGGCCCGCTCGCTGCGGGAAGCCGAGATCGAGTGCGTCGTCCTCAACGCCAAGAACGACGCCGAAGAGGCGGCGATCATCGCCGAGGCCGGCGCCCTGGGCCGGGTGACCGTGTCGACGCAGATGGCCGGCCGCGGCACCGACATCCGCCTCGGCGGCCGGGACGAGCGCGACCGGGACGAGGTCGTCGAGACGGGCGGCCTCTACGTCATCGGAGCCGGCCGGCACGACAGCCGCCGCGTCGACGACCAGCTCCGCGGCCGCGCCGGCCGCCAGGGCGACCCCGGCGGCTCGGTGTTCTTCGTCAGCCCCGAGGACAGCCTGATCGTCCGCAACGGCGAGCCGTTCACGGCCAACGTCGCCGCCGACGGCCGGATGACCGGCGCCGAGGTCGACTACTCCGTCAGCCACGCACAGAAGGTCTCCGAAGGCGTGCACTTCGAGATCCACCGCAACACCTGGAAGTACGGCGTACTCGTGGAGCGGCAGCGGCAGCTGCTGGCCGCCAAGCGCCGGGAGCTGCTCAACACCGACCTCGCCGCGCGGTGGGTTCTCGAAGCCGACAAGGAGCGCTACGACGAGATCGCCGACGCCATCGGCGACGAGGAGACCGAAGAGGCGGCGCGCTCGATCGCGCTGGCGCACCTCGACCGGGCCTGGGCCGACCACCTGGCGATGCTGTCCGACGTACGCGAAGGCGTCCACCTGCGTGCCCTCGGCCGCCAGGACCCGCTCGACGAATACCACCGGGTCGCCATCCCGGCGTTCAAGGAGCTGACCGAGGGCATCCAGACGAGCACGGTCGAGACCTTCGCCGAGGCGGAGCTGACCGACCCGGACTGGGACACGTCGGCGGCGGGCCTGCCCCGCCCGACGGCGACCTGGACCTACATGGTGCACGAGAACCCGTTCGGGTCCGAGATCGAGCGGTTCGTCTCCGCGATGGCCCGGGCGCTGCTCGGCAAGCGCTCCTGA
- a CDS encoding YciI family protein, with product MAKYLILYRADKTMNEQMSGSTPEEMKAGMDAWNAWAGKAGSAIVDFGNPTNPVDDAGGGQPVGGYSILEATDTDALDQILEGHPHAAQGGTIAIYEIMPMPGM from the coding sequence ATGGCTAAGTACCTGATTCTGTACCGCGCCGACAAGACCATGAACGAGCAGATGAGCGGCTCCACCCCGGAAGAGATGAAGGCCGGGATGGACGCCTGGAACGCCTGGGCCGGCAAGGCCGGTTCCGCGATCGTGGACTTCGGCAACCCGACCAACCCGGTCGACGACGCCGGTGGCGGCCAGCCCGTCGGCGGCTACTCGATCCTGGAGGCGACCGACACGGACGCGCTCGACCAGATCCTGGAAGGGCACCCGCACGCGGCGCAGGGCGGCACCATCGCCATCTACGAGATCATGCCGATGCCCGGCATGTAA
- a CDS encoding ABC transporter ATP-binding protein, producing MKKGLPVADRKTVWRETADLTRREKKVVAAAIALHVVAAVAGLGGPFLIGRIVDAVSKGAGASDVDKMALAVGACVLVQVLVSRQAQYLGHRFGERANARLREDFVARTLALPVSAVERAGTGDLATRSSVDVATVGNTVRTVVPTLLISAIQLLLIFGAVIVMDPPLGLVALAGVPTTAAVARWYLRRASPAYLMEGETASELTEALTTTAEGGRTVEALRLADERVAHGTEKIGRQWQARRRTLALRSVFFPIVEAGYALPAAAMLLAGGFFMRHGLSLGVVVSATLYVQQAIDPLDRVMIWLEQAQRGLASFARVLGVGMVPPEPRGEVPASNQRELIVRGARFAYGDGHDVLHGIDLAVRPGERLAIVGPSGAGKSTLARLLAGIDAPREGVVTLGGLAVTKIDPAERRRRIALVTQEHHVFMGSLRDNLAFAAPGATDDDMLDALVAVGADWYGDLPDGLDTELGDGVRTLGPADAQQLALARLVLADPHTLILDEATAALDPTTARRTERALAAVLEGRTVIAIAHRLNTAHDADRVAVLEGGRVSELGSHDDLVRAGGAYASLWRSWHG from the coding sequence ATGAAGAAGGGGCTTCCGGTCGCCGACCGCAAGACGGTCTGGCGCGAGACCGCGGACCTGACTCGGCGGGAGAAGAAGGTCGTCGCCGCCGCGATCGCCTTGCATGTCGTGGCGGCCGTCGCCGGCCTGGGCGGACCGTTCCTGATCGGCCGGATCGTCGACGCCGTCAGCAAGGGCGCCGGCGCTTCCGATGTGGACAAGATGGCCTTGGCGGTCGGCGCGTGCGTACTGGTCCAGGTGCTCGTGTCGCGACAGGCGCAGTACCTCGGGCATCGGTTCGGTGAGCGGGCCAACGCCCGGCTCCGCGAGGACTTCGTCGCGCGTACGCTCGCGCTGCCGGTCTCGGCGGTCGAACGGGCCGGCACCGGTGATCTCGCCACTCGCAGCTCGGTCGACGTCGCCACGGTCGGCAACACCGTGCGTACGGTGGTGCCGACGCTGCTGATCTCCGCCATCCAACTGCTGCTGATCTTCGGCGCCGTGATCGTCATGGATCCGCCGCTCGGACTGGTCGCCCTGGCCGGCGTACCCACCACTGCTGCCGTGGCGCGGTGGTATCTGCGCCGGGCGAGTCCGGCGTACCTCATGGAAGGTGAGACGGCGTCCGAGCTGACCGAGGCCTTGACCACGACGGCCGAGGGCGGCCGCACCGTCGAGGCCCTGCGCCTGGCCGACGAGCGCGTGGCGCACGGCACCGAGAAGATCGGGCGGCAGTGGCAGGCGCGGCGGCGGACGCTGGCGTTGCGCTCGGTGTTCTTCCCGATCGTCGAGGCCGGCTACGCACTGCCCGCCGCCGCCATGCTGCTGGCAGGCGGGTTCTTCATGCGGCACGGGCTCAGCCTCGGCGTCGTCGTCAGCGCCACGCTCTACGTCCAGCAGGCCATCGACCCGCTCGACCGCGTGATGATCTGGCTCGAACAAGCCCAGCGCGGGCTCGCGTCCTTCGCGCGCGTGCTGGGCGTCGGCATGGTGCCGCCCGAGCCCCGCGGCGAGGTTCCGGCCTCGAACCAGCGCGAGCTGATCGTGCGCGGCGCGCGCTTCGCCTACGGTGACGGCCACGACGTGCTGCACGGCATAGATCTAGCGGTACGCCCAGGGGAGCGGTTGGCGATCGTCGGTCCGTCCGGGGCGGGCAAGTCGACGCTGGCCCGGCTGCTCGCGGGGATCGACGCGCCGCGGGAAGGCGTGGTGACGCTCGGCGGGCTCGCCGTGACGAAGATCGACCCGGCCGAACGGCGTCGCCGGATCGCGCTGGTGACACAGGAGCATCACGTGTTCATGGGCAGCCTGCGGGACAACCTGGCGTTCGCCGCGCCCGGCGCGACCGACGACGACATGCTCGACGCGCTGGTCGCCGTCGGCGCCGACTGGTACGGCGACCTCCCGGACGGCTTGGACACCGAACTCGGCGACGGTGTGCGTACGCTCGGCCCGGCGGATGCGCAGCAACTGGCGTTGGCCCGGCTGGTCCTGGCCGATCCGCACACGCTGATCCTCGATGAGGCGACCGCCGCCCTCGACCCGACGACGGCCCGCCGCACCGAACGGGCGCTGGCCGCCGTCCTCGAAGGACGGACGGTGATCGCGATCGCGCACCGGCTGAACACCGCCCACGACGCCGACCGGGTCGCGGTGCTGGAAGGGGGCCGGGTGAGCGAACTAGGCAGCCACGACGACCTCGTACGCGCGGGTGGCGCCTACGCTTCGCTCTGGCGCTCCTGGCACGGCTGA
- a CDS encoding ABC transporter ATP-binding protein: MPPRLPHPDPGVPDTRSPIRYLWWLVTAQKARVLRGSVVGTLWMVGLSVRPYLIARAIDDGLRTGDTEALLFWVGTIVLAGMVLAWLGITRHRTMTFIREDATARSAQVLLKHITRVGSVLPKKITSGEVATVGGTDITQISWALTMTGPGVGAVLAYAVAAVVLWSVNPMLALFVLLGVPVVAAFVWPLLSKLQGVDSSYRHELGILTARAGDIVSGLRVLAGVGGRDLFLRRYAERSQTLLDKGYRVGSIMSWVQALTVGIPGLFLAAVVWLAARMAATGEITVGELVAVYGYVAILIVPVWFLLEGGYMAVRGMVGARRMINVLRIEPDEVGSTGQEPGPKANSELHDPQSGLTVQPARMIGVACDDPGEAVAIADRLGRFSADPAEQTATWGGLPITSIDLAEVRERILVADHESYLFAGTLREILTGTGGPQMDGQQIRVLSRIKAQDSTQNPDPAPKQAEGAIARAVHTASADDVVESLQDGLAEPIDSRGRNLSGGQRQRVRLARALLAEPEVLILIDPTSAVDSHTEARIAARLRDHREGRTTVVFATSPLLLAGTDEVTYIAQKKVVACGRHEDLLHQESGYRALVARDSEDETTGAAR, translated from the coding sequence ATGCCCCCACGCCTCCCCCACCCCGATCCCGGCGTCCCCGACACCCGAAGCCCGATCCGCTACCTCTGGTGGCTCGTCACCGCTCAGAAGGCCCGCGTACTGCGAGGAAGTGTCGTCGGCACGCTCTGGATGGTGGGGTTGTCCGTACGCCCGTATCTGATCGCCCGCGCGATCGACGACGGGTTGCGTACGGGTGACACCGAGGCGTTGCTGTTCTGGGTCGGCACGATCGTGCTGGCTGGGATGGTGCTGGCCTGGCTCGGGATCACCCGCCACCGGACGATGACCTTCATCCGGGAGGACGCCACCGCCCGGTCGGCTCAGGTGCTGCTCAAGCACATCACGCGCGTCGGCTCGGTGCTGCCGAAGAAGATCACCTCGGGTGAGGTGGCGACTGTCGGCGGCACGGACATCACGCAGATCTCGTGGGCGTTGACGATGACCGGGCCGGGCGTCGGCGCGGTGTTGGCGTACGCCGTCGCAGCGGTGGTGCTCTGGTCGGTGAACCCGATGCTGGCCCTGTTCGTGCTGCTGGGCGTGCCCGTGGTCGCGGCCTTCGTCTGGCCGCTGCTGTCGAAGCTGCAGGGCGTGGACAGCAGCTACCGGCATGAGCTGGGCATCCTGACCGCCCGTGCCGGGGACATCGTCTCCGGGCTGCGGGTGCTCGCCGGCGTCGGCGGCCGGGACCTGTTCCTGCGCCGGTACGCCGAGCGCTCCCAGACGCTGCTGGACAAGGGCTACCGGGTCGGATCGATCATGAGCTGGGTGCAGGCGCTGACCGTCGGCATCCCGGGATTGTTCCTGGCCGCGGTCGTGTGGCTGGCCGCGCGGATGGCGGCCACCGGGGAGATCACCGTCGGCGAACTGGTCGCGGTCTACGGCTACGTCGCGATCCTCATCGTGCCGGTGTGGTTCCTGCTCGAAGGCGGCTACATGGCCGTACGCGGCATGGTCGGCGCGCGACGCATGATCAACGTGCTGCGGATCGAACCGGACGAGGTGGGCTCGACCGGGCAGGAACCAGGGCCGAAGGCGAACTCGGAGCTGCACGATCCCCAGTCGGGGCTGACCGTCCAGCCCGCCCGGATGATCGGGGTGGCCTGCGACGATCCGGGCGAGGCGGTGGCGATCGCCGACCGGCTCGGCCGGTTCTCCGCCGATCCCGCCGAGCAGACGGCGACCTGGGGCGGGCTGCCGATCACGAGCATCGACCTGGCCGAGGTACGCGAACGCATCCTGGTCGCCGACCACGAGTCGTACCTGTTCGCCGGCACGCTCCGCGAAATCCTCACCGGCACCGGCGGCCCGCAAATGGATGGGCAGCAGATCAGGGTTCTAAGTCGAATCAAGGCCCAAGATTCGACCCAGAACCCTGATCCAGCGCCAAAACAAGCAGAGGGGGCGATCGCGAGAGCAGTGCACACGGCGTCCGCGGACGACGTCGTCGAGTCCCTCCAGGACGGGCTGGCGGAGCCGATCGACAGCCGGGGCCGCAACCTCTCGGGCGGCCAGCGCCAACGCGTACGCCTCGCGAGAGCGCTGCTGGCCGAACCGGAGGTGCTGATCCTGATCGACCCGACGTCGGCGGTCGACTCGCACACCGAGGCTCGGATCGCCGCCCGTCTCCGGGACCACCGGGAAGGGCGTACGACGGTTGTGTTCGCGACATCTCCCCTGCTGCTCGCCGGCACCGACGAGGTCACCTACATCGCGCAGAAGAAGGTCGTCGCGTGCGGGCGGCATGAGGATCTGCTTCACCAGGAATCCGGTTACCGAGCGCTGGTCGCCCGGGACTCCGAGGACGAGACGACGGGGGCGGCGCGATGA